In Methanooceanicella nereidis, a single window of DNA contains:
- a CDS encoding non-histone chromosomal MC1 family protein encodes MATTEGREKRNFGLISEKGEEVGTFSGAQPRDAALKVANRGFSNIVLREKGTKKLHYFVGKRELVAVPKNAPSWIQEAAKKNKGKIYKANVEKVGTAQLQYVKLERNPKELFKVPKKAAAEKAKPAAKKK; translated from the coding sequence ATAGCAACAACTGAAGGTAGGGAAAAGAGAAACTTCGGCCTAATCAGCGAGAAGGGAGAAGAAGTCGGAACATTCAGCGGCGCACAGCCCAGAGATGCAGCATTGAAGGTCGCAAACCGCGGTTTCAGCAACATCGTACTGAGGGAGAAGGGCACAAAGAAGCTACACTACTTCGTCGGAAAGAGGGAACTCGTAGCCGTACCGAAGAACGCTCCGTCATGGATCCAGGAAGCTGCAAAGAAGAACAAGGGCAAGATCTACAAGGCAAACGTCGAGAAGGTTGGTACCGCCCAGCTCCAGTATGTCAAGCTTGAGAGGAACCCGAAGGAACTCTTCAAGGTCCCCAAGAAGGCAGCTGCAGAGAAGGCCAAGCCCGCAGCAAAGAAGAAATAG
- the tuf gene encoding translation elongation factor EF-1 subunit alpha produces MAAEKPHMNLAVIGHIDHGKSTLVGRLLFETGAVPAHIIEQYRKEAESKGKGSFEFAWVMDSLKEERERGITIDIAHRRFDTDKFYFTVVDCPGHRDFVKNMITGASQADAAILVVAAPDGVMQQTREHVFLSRTLGITQLIVAVNKMDAAKYDQKRYEEVKTEVGNILKMVGFKPDAIPFIPTSAFMGDNISKHSENTKWYNGVTILEALNNLKDPEKPTQLPLRVPIQDVYTISGIGVVPVGRVETGVMKKGDKVIFRPGNDGVGATGEIKSIEMHHEEISQALPGDNIGFNVRGVDKNAIRRGDVCGHVDKQPTVAEEFKAQIVVLQHPSAITAGYTPVFHCHTAQVACTLTEIMAKLDPKTGGVKEQNPAFIKTGDAAIVMVRPTRPMVIEKVKEIPQLGRFAIRDMGQTIAAGVVMDIKAR; encoded by the coding sequence ATGGCAGCAGAAAAGCCACACATGAATTTAGCAGTCATCGGACACATTGACCACGGCAAGTCCACCCTTGTCGGAAGGTTATTGTTCGAGACCGGTGCCGTACCGGCACACATTATCGAGCAGTACAGGAAGGAAGCAGAATCCAAGGGTAAGGGATCCTTCGAGTTCGCATGGGTCATGGACTCATTAAAGGAAGAAAGAGAGAGAGGTATCACCATCGATATCGCTCACAGAAGGTTCGACACCGATAAGTTCTACTTCACCGTAGTGGACTGCCCCGGTCACAGGGACTTCGTCAAGAACATGATCACCGGCGCATCCCAGGCAGACGCAGCTATTCTCGTAGTAGCAGCACCAGATGGTGTAATGCAGCAGACCAGGGAGCACGTGTTCCTTTCCAGGACTCTCGGTATCACACAGCTTATCGTCGCAGTCAACAAGATGGACGCAGCAAAGTACGACCAGAAGAGGTACGAAGAGGTCAAGACCGAGGTTGGCAACATCCTTAAGATGGTAGGATTCAAGCCGGACGCAATACCGTTCATACCGACCTCCGCGTTCATGGGCGACAACATTTCAAAGCACTCCGAGAACACCAAGTGGTACAACGGCGTTACCATCCTCGAGGCGCTCAACAACCTTAAGGATCCAGAAAAGCCCACCCAGTTACCCCTGCGTGTACCCATCCAGGATGTATACACCATCTCTGGTATCGGTGTAGTGCCCGTAGGCCGTGTCGAGACCGGTGTCATGAAGAAGGGCGACAAGGTCATCTTCAGGCCGGGCAACGACGGTGTCGGAGCAACCGGTGAGATCAAGTCTATCGAGATGCACCACGAAGAGATATCTCAGGCTCTTCCGGGTGACAACATCGGCTTCAACGTCAGAGGCGTCGACAAGAACGCAATAAGGCGTGGAGACGTATGCGGCCACGTAGACAAGCAGCCGACCGTCGCAGAGGAGTTCAAGGCACAGATAGTTGTGCTCCAGCACCCGTCCGCGATCACCGCAGGATACACTCCTGTATTCCACTGCCACACCGCACAGGTAGCTTGCACCCTGACCGAGATCATGGCCAAGCTTGATCCGAAGACCGGCGGTGTAAAGGAGCAGAACCCGGCATTCATCAAGACTGGTGACGCTGCTATCGTAATGGTCAGACCGACCAGACCGATGGTCATTGAGAAGGTCAAGGAGATCCCGCAGCTCGGTAGGTTCGCCATACGTGATATGGGTCAGACCATCGCTGCCGGTGTCGTAATGGACATTAAGGCAAGATAA
- a CDS encoding DUF7504 family protein has product MACKADKMAKDFIYDKDISNIYQIQDNGIYLTMSDAAIMNNDCIKMLDHLVNDNKMKGIYVGINRPSDRIIEELETAGIDTGNIIFIDALTKTVSGNTANSDNRYFMNHINDLTELGILLSVTMKKMKDDQRFFVLIDSITTLLIYNDNNTVLKFLHYLSARFRIMKVNGIFVAFKSAKLEDFFSQVAVFCDDVVELDN; this is encoded by the coding sequence ATGGCATGTAAAGCAGATAAAATGGCTAAAGATTTCATCTATGATAAGGATATTTCAAATATTTATCAAATACAGGATAATGGCATTTATCTTACAATGTCCGATGCTGCGATAATGAATAATGATTGCATTAAAATGCTTGATCATCTTGTAAACGACAATAAAATGAAGGGCATATATGTAGGAATTAACAGGCCATCGGACAGGATCATAGAAGAGCTGGAAACTGCTGGCATTGATACTGGAAACATAATATTCATCGATGCGCTTACAAAGACAGTATCAGGCAATACCGCAAACAGCGATAACCGCTATTTCATGAACCACATAAATGACCTGACAGAATTGGGGATATTATTAAGCGTGACCATGAAGAAGATGAAAGATGACCAAAGATTTTTCGTGCTGATCGACTCGATAACGACTCTTCTCATCTATAACGATAATAATACTGTATTGAAATTTTTACATTACCTGTCGGCAAGGTTCAGGATAATGAAGGTCAATGGCATTTTCGTCGCATTCAAATCGGCAAAACTTGAAGACTTCTTTTCCCAGGTAGCTGTTTTCTGCGATGATGTCGTAGAACTCGATAATTAG
- a CDS encoding helix-turn-helix domain-containing protein: MELDNKAVEALTSFGLTEYEAKVYLTLVTKGTQKASVLADLSNIPRPHVYSVIKLLHEKGLITIIPEKVNKYQALPLESVISKLLEDRMESIRSLENIGKELAQRLGEKNNEQEADNGDKVRLYNGRWGIIHLIREMLGRVNSTCDFITNETGFVQSMSVYEHEMATLKKRNAELRLLLPIEKETLPSITKLSRIAAIRHLDSLDTLDSANILNGFDGSDSSFLRVVVIDNSEVLFVRSSDNDSEESAIWTSQKELARMIRLMLDHMWRSAPDIDTKSIEIETGRKPERLTPIYGDIEVEKVSRDIMSRARNRVCSVLSQDQLIYSLNMFIAETRALKNRGIIFQLLVPVKNDISDASRARLLMHNKNDISDAINALVSAGAEVRHPSEDTILRMVLGDEEVVFNILGESVTTSPGYTMGVYTNHQETINHIQDYFNKLWDSSMDARSRLEEINRFINKEVLRDGEEGLRKYFERLRELELGDFSIKSIDPMTKKIVVVCRDPRDDRIRAKNKKIENICESGRDALRSFAQYIYDGVKMDCVEIKCVDKGDEYCEFLLYPVDVESRRLGNELLQFFESLKSGRTKENA, from the coding sequence ATGGAGCTTGACAATAAGGCAGTGGAGGCACTCACTTCTTTTGGCCTTACCGAATATGAGGCAAAAGTCTACCTTACGCTGGTCACTAAAGGTACGCAAAAAGCAAGCGTTCTTGCCGACCTAAGTAATATTCCCAGGCCTCACGTATATTCCGTCATCAAGCTTCTTCATGAAAAAGGCCTTATAACTATCATCCCGGAAAAAGTTAATAAATATCAGGCATTGCCCCTTGAATCCGTTATTAGCAAGCTTCTCGAGGACCGTATGGAATCCATAAGGTCGCTGGAGAATATCGGAAAGGAACTCGCCCAAAGGCTGGGAGAAAAAAACAATGAGCAAGAAGCCGATAACGGCGATAAAGTGCGTTTATACAACGGCCGATGGGGTATCATTCACCTGATAAGGGAAATGCTGGGCAGGGTGAATTCCACATGCGATTTCATAACCAATGAGACGGGCTTCGTCCAGTCGATGAGCGTTTATGAGCACGAAATGGCCACGCTGAAGAAGCGCAACGCCGAACTAAGGCTTTTATTACCAATTGAAAAGGAGACACTTCCATCGATCACAAAGCTATCCCGCATCGCGGCGATCAGGCATCTTGACAGCCTCGATACCCTTGATAGCGCCAATATCCTGAATGGTTTCGATGGCTCCGACAGTTCGTTCCTGAGAGTCGTTGTCATAGACAACTCGGAAGTCCTGTTCGTAAGGTCGTCCGACAATGACAGTGAAGAATCAGCCATATGGACAAGCCAGAAAGAGCTTGCCCGGATGATCCGGCTCATGCTTGATCATATGTGGCGCAGCGCCCCGGATATAGATACGAAGTCCATCGAGATAGAGACAGGAAGAAAACCTGAGCGACTTACACCGATCTATGGAGACATCGAGGTAGAGAAAGTATCACGCGACATAATGTCAAGAGCGCGAAACAGGGTGTGCAGCGTCCTGTCGCAGGACCAGCTCATATACAGCCTCAACATGTTCATCGCAGAGACAAGGGCACTGAAGAACCGCGGTATCATATTCCAGCTTCTGGTCCCGGTAAAAAACGACATCTCCGACGCGTCGAGGGCTCGCCTGCTTATGCATAACAAGAACGACATTTCCGATGCCATCAACGCGCTCGTATCCGCCGGCGCCGAGGTGCGCCATCCGTCGGAGGATACGATCCTAAGGATGGTCCTCGGGGATGAAGAGGTCGTGTTCAACATCCTGGGCGAGAGCGTGACGACTTCACCCGGCTACACTATGGGCGTATACACAAACCATCAGGAAACGATCAATCACATCCAGGATTATTTTAATAAGCTTTGGGACAGCTCGATGGACGCCAGGTCGAGGCTTGAAGAGATAAACCGCTTCATAAATAAAGAAGTTCTAAGGGATGGCGAAGAAGGACTGAGAAAGTATTTCGAAAGGCTAAGGGAGCTAGAGCTGGGTGACTTTTCTATTAAAAGCATAGACCCGATGACCAAAAAGATCGTCGTCGTTTGCAGGGATCCCAGGGATGATCGGATACGTGCGAAGAATAAAAAGATCGAAAATATCTGTGAGTCCGGAAGGGACGCTCTCCGCTCTTTTGCACAGTACATCTACGATGGCGTAAAAATGGATTGTGTAGAGATAAAATGCGTTGATAAGGGTGACGAGTACTGTGAGTTCCTGCTTTACCCGGTCGACGTCGAAAGCAGAAGGCTCGGAAACGAGCTGTTACAGTTCTTCGAATCTCTAAAGTCCGGCAGAACAAAAGAAAACGCATAG
- a CDS encoding ABC transporter ATP-binding protein: MKAIETHGLTKDYGKLKAVNGLDLKVNEGSIYGFLGPNGAGKSTTINMLMGFIRPTEGTATIMGYDISSRHNEISNITGYLPERPAFYENMTGFKNMSYFGKLLKVPDLQPRIAELIKTVGLEGRENDRVRTYSHGMRQRLGIAISLLGNPKLLILDEPTTGLDPQGSHDIRKIIKELKNDKVTIFLSSHILHEVQEICDEVGIIKNGRLIVEKPMDNFLRSTGGNLHMIEIIAPNMDASYSGIAGNISGVQKVTVDDGRMSVMMERPEIAEEINIALIGAGCRVRSITEVKPTLEDAFLKVVSEEHAEV; this comes from the coding sequence ATGAAAGCCATTGAAACTCATGGATTGACAAAGGACTATGGGAAACTAAAGGCAGTGAACGGTTTAGACCTTAAGGTAAATGAAGGGTCGATATACGGGTTTTTGGGACCTAACGGCGCCGGAAAGTCCACGACTATAAATATGCTCATGGGATTCATAAGGCCGACAGAAGGTACGGCCACCATAATGGGATACGATATAAGTTCCCGGCATAATGAAATTAGTAATATCACCGGATATTTACCGGAGAGGCCCGCGTTTTATGAAAACATGACGGGCTTTAAAAACATGTCGTACTTTGGAAAGCTGTTAAAGGTGCCTGACCTTCAGCCGAGGATCGCTGAGCTTATCAAGACTGTTGGCCTCGAAGGCCGCGAAAATGACCGTGTAAGGACATACTCGCACGGCATGAGACAGAGGCTTGGCATAGCCATCTCGCTTCTGGGCAACCCAAAACTTCTCATCCTGGATGAACCCACCACAGGTCTTGACCCTCAGGGATCGCATGACATCAGGAAGATCATCAAAGAATTAAAAAACGACAAAGTCACCATATTTTTATCATCACATATACTTCACGAAGTGCAAGAAATTTGTGACGAAGTCGGCATTATCAAGAACGGCAGGCTGATCGTAGAAAAACCCATGGATAATTTCCTGAGGAGCACGGGAGGGAACCTGCACATGATAGAGATCATCGCCCCGAACATGGACGCATCATATTCGGGGATCGCCGGGAATATTAGCGGCGTGCAGAAAGTGACAGTGGATGACGGCAGGATGTCAGTGATGATGGAAAGGCCTGAGATCGCGGAAGAAATTAACATTGCACTGATAGGGGCCGGATGCAGGGTAAGGAGCATCACGGAGGTCAAGCCGACGCTTGAGGACGCGTTCCTTAAAGTGGTGAGCGAGGAACACGCGGAGGTATAA
- a CDS encoding aldehyde dehydrogenase family protein produces MRMLIDGEFIESSSKETIGIKNPATGEFIDSVPLGNSDDVGRAVDAAEKAFDDWSAMVPRERGKILFKAAQIVRERARGLAEILTSEQGKPYKEARDEVLGFANVLEYYNGISASLQGGFVPLASDRYCMVLKQPVGVCGAIIPWNVPAILMGWKVGPALVTGNTMVLKPSSTSPLTDLSLASILTEAGLPKGVLNVVTGHGQAVGEPLVTNSKVRKISFTGSTETGMRIKELTSGSLKRITLELGGSDPMIVCDDVDIDTAVEGAVRGRFYNCGQTCTAVKRLFVFESIAEEYIRKLSSRISGLKVGNGMNKDVDIGPLNNYDQREKMISQMKRVRENNEGIVVTGGKIPEGPQYDNGFFYTPTLVRDVIKDSVLLKEEVFGPILPVVVVKDLDEAIELANDTRYGLGASVWTRDIKKATYATARLQSGIVWINQHTKAPADVPFGGIKDSGLGRENGLDSLYEYQEIKTVMVNV; encoded by the coding sequence ATGAGGATGCTTATAGACGGTGAATTTATCGAATCCAGTAGCAAAGAGACCATCGGTATTAAAAATCCGGCGACGGGGGAATTCATAGATAGTGTCCCCCTTGGAAATTCGGATGACGTGGGCAGGGCAGTGGACGCGGCAGAGAAGGCTTTCGACGACTGGTCGGCAATGGTACCCAGGGAACGCGGAAAGATACTATTCAAGGCCGCCCAGATCGTAAGAGAACGCGCCAGAGGACTGGCGGAGATATTGACCTCCGAACAGGGTAAGCCTTACAAAGAGGCCCGCGACGAGGTGCTCGGGTTCGCGAACGTGCTCGAATACTATAACGGGATATCGGCTTCGCTACAGGGCGGTTTCGTACCGCTGGCATCCGACAGGTATTGTATGGTCCTAAAGCAGCCAGTAGGCGTTTGCGGCGCGATAATACCATGGAACGTTCCGGCAATATTGATGGGCTGGAAAGTGGGGCCGGCACTGGTGACCGGTAATACCATGGTATTAAAACCGTCTAGCACTTCGCCGCTTACGGATCTTTCCCTTGCGTCCATACTTACAGAGGCTGGGCTGCCCAAAGGTGTCCTCAACGTCGTCACAGGCCACGGACAGGCAGTAGGCGAGCCTCTTGTAACCAATAGTAAAGTCAGGAAAATATCGTTCACGGGTTCAACGGAGACCGGCATGAGGATCAAGGAATTAACTTCAGGCTCTCTAAAAAGGATAACGCTGGAGCTTGGAGGCAGTGACCCCATGATAGTATGCGACGACGTCGATATTGATACGGCGGTAGAGGGTGCGGTCAGGGGACGTTTCTATAATTGCGGGCAGACATGCACGGCAGTAAAGCGCCTTTTCGTATTCGAGTCGATAGCGGAAGAATACATTCGAAAGCTATCTTCGCGCATATCCGGATTGAAGGTCGGCAACGGAATGAACAAGGATGTCGACATCGGCCCCCTTAATAATTATGATCAGCGCGAAAAGATGATCTCGCAGATGAAACGCGTCAGAGAGAACAACGAAGGCATCGTTGTCACAGGCGGTAAGATCCCCGAAGGTCCCCAATATGATAATGGATTTTTCTACACTCCCACACTTGTAAGGGACGTAATTAAAGACTCTGTGCTGTTAAAAGAGGAGGTCTTCGGCCCGATATTGCCCGTTGTAGTTGTAAAGGACCTGGACGAGGCGATCGAGCTTGCGAACGATACGCGCTACGGCCTGGGAGCATCGGTATGGACCAGGGACATCAAAAAGGCGACATATGCCACAGCGAGGTTACAATCTGGCATAGTATGGATCAACCAGCATACAAAGGCGCCTGCGGACGTACCTTTCGGCGGTATTAAAGACAGCGGCCTTGGAAGGGAGAACGGCCTGGACTCGCTCTACGAGTACCAGGAAATAAAGACAGTAATGGTCAATGTTTAA
- a CDS encoding ABC transporter permease, with product MYDAGREISNIIAIASKEFSDNLMSKRFLLIGIFYIGMAILFTGVVTLAFYVFSDEPALRAAFKPDIVLVYMNMLNFVLALLAIIVSCDSISMERKDRTIYQLLSKPVERSSVVIGKYLGCLSIIAVLFVSSALLAYILTSVLTGIYPSADRLPNVFFAIISMVILFSVYIAAGILISTVTRNPLISIIASLLAWIGFVFSSMIGNLIGYTAVMNTISLFDDPFEYYPIYAKIMVWLDPLSHGIVEQLLDSDLVQVASGLPLWANIVILIGYTCALLLVSIAVIKYQDL from the coding sequence ATGTACGATGCCGGAAGAGAGATCTCAAATATTATTGCCATAGCATCGAAAGAGTTTTCGGACAATCTAATGTCAAAACGCTTCCTGCTCATAGGTATATTCTATATAGGTATGGCGATCCTGTTCACAGGAGTGGTGACACTGGCCTTTTACGTATTTAGCGACGAGCCTGCGTTAAGGGCCGCGTTCAAGCCGGACATCGTCCTTGTCTATATGAACATGCTTAATTTCGTGCTTGCCCTGCTAGCCATAATAGTATCGTGTGATTCCATATCCATGGAGAGGAAGGACAGGACGATATACCAGCTATTATCAAAGCCGGTCGAACGGAGTTCAGTAGTCATCGGGAAATATCTGGGCTGCCTGAGCATCATAGCGGTACTCTTCGTATCCAGCGCCCTTCTTGCATATATTTTGACATCCGTATTAACAGGGATATACCCTTCGGCGGACAGGTTACCGAACGTGTTCTTCGCCATAATTTCCATGGTCATACTATTCTCGGTCTATATAGCTGCAGGCATCCTCATATCAACGGTGACGAGGAACCCGCTAATATCCATCATAGCCTCATTGCTGGCCTGGATAGGGTTCGTGTTCAGCAGTATGATAGGGAACCTGATAGGATACACAGCGGTAATGAACACGATATCACTGTTCGATGACCCGTTCGAGTATTATCCGATCTATGCGAAGATAATGGTATGGCTGGATCCGTTAAGCCACGGGATAGTCGAACAGCTCCTCGACAGCGATCTGGTACAGGTAGCTTCAGGATTGCCTTTGTGGGCGAACATCGTAATACTTATAGGGTATACCTGTGCTTTGCTGCTGGTTTCTATAGCCGTCATTAAGTATCAGGACCTATGA
- a CDS encoding MFS transporter gives MTFNTAFSGYIARIKHFNPNAHKFLLYTFFLSLNTGIYGVIFNLYILKLGYREDLLGLMLSIISISTGLFAIPAAMICDNIGKKNTLLVSSLILAFSMVFLYTMATQEVLLIMSVFYGVAMSFSVVAGAPFMAENSTRENRMYLFSINSVILMIAMIAGNLIGGIMPGLISAAIGTDIMDIMPYRFTLYLSLAAVMMTLIPVLYINETERMKTVKAERFKVLSSVLKSRNVQRLVLINSLIGIGAGMIVPFFNVYFHKVLSAEADQIGIIFSAAQLTMIAALIILPYLTEKFGKVKTIALTELFSIPFLIIIALTANIYMAAFAYIMRMTLMNMANPAINSFNMEIVSDKQRATVNSLTSMGWNIFLAISTYLSGVMMANSNYTLPYIITCVVYFIAALLYYRFFVNIEKVAMNGVIC, from the coding sequence GTGACCTTTAACACGGCCTTCAGCGGCTATATCGCGAGGATCAAACACTTCAATCCCAACGCGCACAAATTTTTATTATACACATTTTTCCTGTCTTTGAATACGGGAATATACGGAGTCATATTTAATCTGTATATACTGAAGCTTGGATATCGTGAAGATCTGTTAGGATTGATGCTGTCCATCATTTCCATATCCACAGGGCTTTTCGCGATACCAGCGGCAATGATATGCGATAACATAGGTAAGAAGAACACGCTGCTGGTATCGAGCTTGATACTGGCTTTTTCTATGGTCTTCCTGTATACTATGGCCACGCAGGAAGTATTGCTTATCATGAGCGTGTTCTACGGAGTCGCCATGTCGTTCTCCGTAGTCGCAGGAGCGCCGTTCATGGCCGAGAATTCTACGCGTGAAAACCGAATGTACCTGTTCTCGATAAACTCGGTGATATTGATGATAGCCATGATAGCCGGAAATCTTATAGGCGGCATCATGCCGGGCCTTATCTCCGCAGCCATAGGTACGGACATTATGGACATCATGCCGTACAGGTTCACATTATATCTTTCCCTTGCAGCGGTAATGATGACCCTTATCCCGGTTTTATATATCAACGAAACGGAGCGGATGAAGACAGTAAAGGCAGAGCGCTTTAAAGTCCTCAGCTCCGTGCTTAAATCCAGGAACGTACAGAGGCTAGTGCTAATAAACAGCCTTATCGGTATAGGGGCAGGCATGATAGTCCCGTTCTTCAACGTATATTTCCATAAAGTCCTGTCTGCAGAGGCAGATCAGATAGGGATAATATTCTCCGCAGCCCAGCTGACGATGATAGCAGCATTGATCATATTGCCATATCTCACCGAAAAGTTCGGGAAGGTAAAGACGATAGCATTGACTGAATTGTTCTCAATACCGTTTTTGATCATAATCGCCTTGACCGCGAATATTTACATGGCAGCTTTTGCGTACATAATGCGAATGACCTTGATGAATATGGCGAACCCGGCCATAAACAGCTTTAACATGGAGATAGTAAGCGATAAACAGAGGGCGACAGTGAACAGCCTGACGTCCATGGGCTGGAACATATTTTTGGCTATAAGCACATATCTCAGCGGTGTTATGATGGCAAATTCAAATTATACGTTACCATATATCATCACGTGCGTGGTATATTTCATAGCGGCGCTATTGTATTACAGGTTTTTTGTGAACATAGAAAAAGTAGCCATGAACGGCGTAATATGCTGA
- a CDS encoding class I SAM-dependent methyltransferase, which yields MLLQKIVDPGNEDVFLIECSFESLNMNLRTLDYLDKLRILNEGAIESALLIADKNGSTLGVSFKNKHPEGDFWFVIPYPEATAMKKQTEKMVNEILSSGVARSIKTKKVDQAKFGEAVREYLSVSLAEGSLCDCDVVKDPKSFVFNKKRNERIRSLIKALSAKYEYDLKGMNALEICCGNGMSTVPARPLFKSIISIDNDRCAVCNGLYHGTLKPRDTMVVDATELSKHMDKKYDAVIGFMLGAIYEFNKEIWRNIFHESLKLLKDGGFILLTVNQNDEMDFLAESFKAMGVEGEVIDNQDEKSIYDCWVFFARPGTGKI from the coding sequence ATGCTCCTTCAAAAGATAGTGGATCCGGGTAATGAGGACGTATTTCTAATAGAGTGTAGTTTTGAGTCGCTTAACATGAACCTGAGAACACTTGATTATCTTGATAAATTGAGGATACTGAACGAAGGCGCGATCGAGAGTGCTCTCCTGATAGCAGATAAAAATGGCTCTACACTTGGAGTATCTTTCAAGAATAAACATCCTGAAGGGGACTTTTGGTTCGTCATTCCCTATCCAGAAGCTACCGCCATGAAAAAACAGACCGAGAAGATGGTAAATGAGATACTATCCTCCGGTGTAGCTCGCTCTATAAAAACAAAAAAGGTCGATCAGGCCAAATTCGGCGAGGCAGTCAGGGAATACTTAAGCGTAAGCCTTGCGGAAGGGTCGCTATGTGACTGCGATGTCGTAAAGGACCCAAAATCCTTCGTGTTTAACAAAAAAAGGAATGAACGTATAAGGTCGCTTATAAAAGCACTGTCGGCAAAATACGAGTATGACCTGAAGGGGATGAACGCGCTGGAGATATGCTGCGGCAACGGCATGTCCACCGTGCCGGCGAGGCCGCTGTTCAAGAGCATCATTTCCATAGACAACGACCGATGTGCGGTGTGCAATGGGCTATATCACGGCACATTAAAGCCCCGGGACACGATGGTCGTCGACGCTACTGAACTTTCAAAACACATGGATAAAAAATATGATGCTGTCATAGGATTCATGCTCGGTGCGATATACGAGTTCAACAAAGAGATCTGGAGGAACATATTCCATGAGTCCCTGAAGCTTTTAAAGGACGGGGGGTTCATTCTGTTGACCGTGAACCAGAATGATGAGATGGATTTCCTTGCAGAGTCCTTTAAAGCCATGGGTGTGGAAGGCGAGGTAATAGATAACCAGGACGAAAAGAGCATCTATGACTGCTGGGTATTTTTTGCAAGGCCGGGAACAGGTAAAATATAG
- the rpsJ gene encoding 30S ribosomal protein S10, whose protein sequence is MANQKARIRLSGTSPTKLDDVCGQVKKIAEKTGVSISGPVPLPTKRLVVPTRKSPSGEGTATWEHWEMRVHKRLIDIDADERALRQLMRIQVPKDINIEIVLKG, encoded by the coding sequence ATGGCAAATCAGAAGGCAAGAATAAGGTTATCCGGCACCAGCCCGACAAAGCTGGATGACGTCTGCGGCCAGGTCAAGAAGATCGCCGAAAAGACCGGCGTCAGCATATCCGGTCCGGTACCACTCCCGACTAAGAGGTTAGTGGTCCCAACAAGGAAGAGCCCGAGCGGCGAAGGTACTGCAACATGGGAACACTGGGAAATGCGTGTACACAAGAGACTTATTGACATTGATGCAGATGAGCGTGCGTTAAGGCAGCTAATGCGCATACAGGTACCCAAGGACATAAACATAGAGATCGTCCTTAAAGGCTAA